The Flammeovirga pectinis genomic interval ATAGTAGAAAGTTTAATTGATGCTGATACTACAAAATCTGGAAAACCAAGAAAAAATTTACGCTTTAGCATACTAGGTGGCCCTGGATATACTCCAGATTATGGCTTCTTAATTGGTATGAGTATGTTGTTTACATTTAGAATGGATAAAGATGATAAAGAACTTAAACGATCTGTTGTACCAATTGCAGGTGCTTGGTTAAGTTCTGGTGGTTTTAACTTAATTGCTAAACCACAACTATTCTTTAATCATGATAGAATTAGATACTTTGGTCAAGTTCAATACAGAAATAATTATGATAATTATTATGGTGTTGGGTTCCTTAATAACCAGAGTATGGAAAGAAGTGATTCCACAACACAGTATTTTCAGAATTCTATTGCCATTTTTGGTTCTGTACTTTTTCGTTTAAAAGACTCCGACTTTTTTGTAGGTCCCTCTTTCGATTACACAAACAGAAATTTATCTGAAATCTCCGCTGGAGTAGCTTCAGACCCAACATATATTGAACAAGGTGGTACTGATGCAGGAATGAATATACAGAATATAGGTATAGGCTTTGAAATTTCTTATGATACTAGAGATATTCCAGCAAATGCATGGAGAGGAATTTATTTTGACATTACTGCCAGGTATTATGATCAATGGATGGGTAGTGATACAAAGTGGGGATTTTTATCTGCTGAGTATAGACAATATAAACTTCTACCCTTTTTAGGTAAAAGAAAAGTACTCGCATGGACTGGTAAAATTAGATCTTCTTATGGCGATGTACCTTTTACAGATATGTCATTAATTGGTTCCCCATTCGATTTAAGGGGATATTACTTAGGACAATACAGAGATAAAACATCTGCATTTGCAATGGCTGAATTTAGATCAATGTTTAATTCAAAATCAAAATTGATTTCTAAATTAGGTTATGCAGTTTGGGGTGGTGCAGGTATGGTAGGACCAGATTTATTCCATCCAGGAGGACTGTTACCAAACTTTGGAGCAGGTTTACGTGTACAAGTACAACCAAGAATGAACTTTAGAATTGATTTAGGACGTGATCCTTTATCAAAACAAAACCTAGTCTATTTTAATATGACAGAAGCTTTCTAATACTAATTAGAATTCAAGATTTGAAAAATACACAAAAAAACGGATGACCTAAGAAATTAAGTCATCCGTTTTTTTATTGTGA includes:
- a CDS encoding BamA/TamA family outer membrane protein, whose product is MKSHFIKTFIVTLLCCIQFNVLGQDVASSDSTIVESLIDADTTKSGKPRKNLRFSILGGPGYTPDYGFLIGMSMLFTFRMDKDDKELKRSVVPIAGAWLSSGGFNLIAKPQLFFNHDRIRYFGQVQYRNNYDNYYGVGFLNNQSMERSDSTTQYFQNSIAIFGSVLFRLKDSDFFVGPSFDYTNRNLSEISAGVASDPTYIEQGGTDAGMNIQNIGIGFEISYDTRDIPANAWRGIYFDITARYYDQWMGSDTKWGFLSAEYRQYKLLPFLGKRKVLAWTGKIRSSYGDVPFTDMSLIGSPFDLRGYYLGQYRDKTSAFAMAEFRSMFNSKSKLISKLGYAVWGGAGMVGPDLFHPGGLLPNFGAGLRVQVQPRMNFRIDLGRDPLSKQNLVYFNMTEAF